The region TCACACATTATAGGATGGAGGGAGTAATTATTTTTCTCTatgtttttttattataaatggtttttcacttttcacacatATTAACAAATGTAATAATTATTGTATAAAAAATATGAAGAGTTTTACAAAATTGTATTTCATTAATGATATTGAAAACACAAATTAACATAGTTGaaaagagagaataataaatatttaagagtataatagaaaaaataacaCTAATGATCtattgatattataaaacgaTTTATACTCCatttgttttttattataaattgTTTTTTTTACCTTTCACACGTATGAAAAAATATAATAATTGTGACATAAAAAAGagaaattataaaataattttaacaaaattgtttttcattaatgattttgaaaagataaattgacataattgaaaagagagaaaataataaatatttaagggtataatagaaaaaacaacatttatgattcattaatattataaaataacTTATATTATAGTATAATATTTTTCTAAAAcgatttataataaaaaataatgttgaagaaaatattttcccaaaataatttataataaaaaacagaaataataattattattaaaaatatatatagTATTAGACTTGGAATTCGAATTCTCACGAAAATGTTAAACTTAGCCGTAGTAATATCAACATCTATTAGTTAGAATTAACTGTTAATATAGTAATTTTTAATCAATATAGAGAAATTTATTGTGATTACCATGAATTTTCTCATGTTTTTCTTAGATTTTCTATATTGATTCTTGTGTTAACATatgcaaataaaaataaaactatTAAGATAGAGGAAATGGCAAAAACAAGGACAAAAACATTATTTTATTGTTACTCAGAGTTTCATAAACATGAAAGAAAAGTCAAACAAAAAAAGCAAAATATATATGAAAATGCAGCCGTAAGGGCACTGAGAAAGATTAGCACAAGTGCACAAAATCTTTCTTGACTTCATTTAAGTAGGAAAATTTGTGATGTTAATTCTAATAAAGGAACCATCCATGATCTTGTGCTTATGGTTTGCCATTATTCTTTCCTCCAACCTTAGGAACATTGACCTCAATACTTTCAAAAATATCTGACCCTGTTCTTGTTCCATCCTTTATTGGCAACTCTTGTCCCTCACTTTGTGTTGCTTCAATTGTATTCACACTATCTTTGCTTTTCCCCCACACCACAGTGTAAAGTCCACACACAATGATAATAGCTCCAATTATACTACAAATCacaataaaataaacaaaattaaattagCATAAATATCATATACAAAAACCGATGCCGACACATAGACACACATAATTTTTTTGAATATATAGGTCAAAACTATCATATACTAACTTATCACCTACGTGTACATATCATATGAATATCAAATATAAATACTAATGCACGTCAGACATTTGAATATGTATTCAGCTTGATAATCAGGACTGTTTAGGTCAAGACTATCGGTTACTAACTTTCAGATGGACTGACCGACATGTCTTTAAGGGTTTGATTCCgattttgattttcaaattttaaattataaaaggattattattattatgtatGATAATTAATGAAAGATTGTATACCTTCCCAAATGAGTTTGTTCAGCTAAGACAAGAGAACCCAATGCAGCAGTGATGATCATACATAAAGGACTGAAAGAAGTAACAAACACAGGTCCACGTTCTCTAGTCACAACACCTTGTATATAATAAGCCATTCCAGAGCACACAATACCCTACAAATCACAATTAAATCATAATTAATCACCTTAATTGTAAGTTTAATTAAGCTAATTAACAAATTATAAAATACTTACAGAGTAAACACATGCAAGAAGCCTAGAGTCAAACCCTAATGACCATACACTCATGTCACGTTCAAATATAAATGTTGCAATTCCACCTTCAAAAATTCCCAAAAAACAAATCCATGCCGTCATAGAAAGCTCCGCCGGATACATCTTCAAAGTGAAAGACTAAAAATCCACAAAACAAATCACATTATTAATTATTCTCTATTAGATATCTCACACGATACAACACAGCCACGAATAACCGACACTGATACAGACACAAGTCAGAGATGATTACTTACTTGCAAGATAAAGAAACTAGCCCAACCGCAACAACTTGAAATGAGCATAACAGTGCCAATCACCCAATTTTGTTCAGAGGGTTCAGTGCTTCCACTTTCATGTTGACTTCCAGCATGACCCTTTATGATTTGAAGGGCAGGACCTTTGTACAAAGTCATCACCATTGCTCCTGATACAGTTACAACTGTTCCAACAACTTTTGCTACGCTGTGGATTTTTCTGAAGTTCACCGTTTCCAACCTACAAAATAATTAACGTTACATGCTTTTGAAATTTGTTTTTCATGCAGAAACAAACAACTTCAGAAAACATtaacatatatatatttttttatggTTTAGTCACACAAGAAACCATTAATTAATATTGTGATGATTAAAGTGATTTAAGCTTTTATTTATACCTGAAAATGATTGCCATTATAAAAGTAATAGCTGGAAGAATGTTGACAGTGGCAGATGCAAACGTTGTTGAAGTATTCTTCATTCCCAGGTTGTACAAATTTTGATCCAGCACTGGTCTGtttcaaaaaaataaaatcaagtaataattattagaataaaaataaataaatatgtaACTTGTTAAACAATTTTGTAAGatgaaatcaaaacaaaatctATGAAAATAGATAAAAGTTATCTATCACTTATAAAGTGATGTATATCTCAAAGTACAAAAGATGCGCCTAATTTCTTAATTTGGCTATATATGATATATTCCTTAGATGCTTTTTATCAGGTACTTTGATTTTTTAAGCCCATCAGAAATTAAAGTAAAATTCGTACTATATattcacaaaaaaatatattttattatcAGCAATTGATGTCCTCgtattaaaatatatatttaataattGATGTCATTATTAATCAGACTTTATGCATTAAAAAACACTGCAATAAGACTctttttttatataaataaataaaacttcTTTTGATAGGATGATTAATTGAAAgaacaaataaaattaattattatgaATTGATTGCTTAAAAGATTCAATTATTAAATTAAATGAGTAGTACATAAGACAAATTCTAAAAGTTATAATGAATTATTGTCCATAGAAAGTGCTTAAATTATTAAATCAAGACATAGGAAGATTGTATATTACAAACAAGCTAAAAATATTATATAGAAAGTAAAACCTTTTGAATTAAAAGCATGAATAAGTCTATTTTTTTCTTCTCATTTCTTATTAATATTATGTATTTTATTTTTACAAAATAAAGAAACCAAAAGgttgtaataataataataatatatttttaaatattagtAAGTAGTGAAAACACGTGTTTAACATTAATATTGTCGGTTAGTgcaaaaaaaatatttttaattacaaaaaaaaacttatattttttaaaaattatttttgtgGTGGGTAGCTTGATTGCTTCGATATGATGTGTCCACTAGAAATTAAAGGGCACCCGAATATGAAGCATTAGGTACTTCAGACAAAATATGAAGCAATAACATCATTGTCTTTTCGTCGCATATTCTCCTATAtaattattttttcataattAATATTATACTAGTAATGAATTCTATTATGAAATAAAGGCATGCATGCATGTGTATATTATGAAATAATTTTTATAAGGTCCCATGAAGAGACATAAAACAAATAATAAATAGACAAAATTTAAGATTTGATATCCTAGAATATAGTGATGATAATTAAATGGAGAGGGATTGAAAGAGACTTACTCAAGAAAACCAAGAACAGCCAACCTCAAGAAAATTGGGAGTGTCATCTTTGGCCTAATTTTTCTGTAAAAGAAGAATGATATGCAACATATTAATAGCTAGCATATAggaaaataataagaaaatatGTGTTTTTGCGTACATGAAATGTGTTTTATTTAATTGGTTTTGATAATTTGATATTTATAGAGTAAGATAAATTTAGACAAAAATAAAACTTCTTTTACAAATATTTATTTTGTCCAAAAAAAATAGCCTCAATTAATCGAGTCTCAGCGTATCATTATCGTTTTATAACTCTAAATAAAATCTGAGTTTGAACTGATAACCGATGTAAAATAGTTTTTACGATGATAAAGAGATTAGAATAAAGACCTTTCGAGGACGAGGGCGAAGGGAGCCATGAAGATAGTAGCGACAATATGACGGTAGACGGAGAGAACCCAATGACTCATGCCATGTTTGAATGAAACCATAGTGATGATATACATTCCTGCATAACCAAATTGGAGGGACACCATGGCAAGGTAAGGCTTCAATTTGCGTATCCCTTTGATCATTTTATCACATGTTTCTGCCATATCTTCCTTAGTGTGTCTTTGTTGTATAATAAGCTTTACACAACAAGAAAAGAGAAGACACACTCACAAACTCTCTCACAATGGAGGTATTGGTTTGTGACTTGTGAGTTTGTGGATGACACTTGAAAATGAGAAATTGCCTTCTTATAGGCCCAAAAAGTTAAACAAAATCTATAAAAGAAAAAAGATATGAAAAACTCAAAAAAGAAAACCATAGTTTTTCATAATAGCGGATGCCACTTACTCTCTCACCTCAATTTTCATTCCCACAGATATATATTCCCTTATCCATTTACAAAAAAGTATATAATTATTCCGAGAATTTCATAACATAAAAAATGGGTTTTAAGAATAGGTATCAACAAGTTAAATTCCCTTACATCATAATATTTTACTTTTAATTTATATTCTCTTTATTGATTCTAATTAATGTTCTAAATAATTGtcatattttataaaattattgTTTTAAAGTAAGTATCGTATTTTAGTTTTAATacaattttagtatttattttttaattacACATTCTAATTAATACTCTTAATTTATTATtcttttattttatatttatgatAATTTGAATAAACTAACCGTAAACAAGGCTAGTTTGATAAACATACTATTCTCTTTCtttcatttattatattttttaatcGGTGTGAAATGTATGACAATTATTTTAAGACAAAGAGAGTATTAAAATGATTGCTCAAATATGTTTCTCCTAAATTTTTTGAGAAATTCA is a window of Lathyrus oleraceus cultivar Zhongwan6 chromosome 6, CAAS_Psat_ZW6_1.0, whole genome shotgun sequence DNA encoding:
- the LOC127091618 gene encoding WAT1-related protein At1g44800 — its product is MAETCDKMIKGIRKLKPYLAMVSLQFGYAGMYIITMVSFKHGMSHWVLSVYRHIVATIFMAPFALVLERKIRPKMTLPIFLRLAVLGFLEPVLDQNLYNLGMKNTSTTFASATVNILPAITFIMAIIFRLETVNFRKIHSVAKVVGTVVTVSGAMVMTLYKGPALQIIKGHAGSQHESGSTEPSEQNWVIGTVMLISSCCGWASFFILQSFTLKMYPAELSMTAWICFLGIFEGGIATFIFERDMSVWSLGFDSRLLACVYSGIVCSGMAYYIQGVVTRERGPVFVTSFSPLCMIITAALGSLVLAEQTHLGSIIGAIIIVCGLYTVVWGKSKDSVNTIEATQSEGQELPIKDGTRTGSDIFESIEVNVPKVGGKNNGKP